The proteins below come from a single Chthoniobacterales bacterium genomic window:
- a CDS encoding flippase activity-associated protein Agl23: MREMPLVANDSAKSKENVVPRWIPWVILLVAAFFRIAWLDIKPAHFDEGINGWFCDQMTKNGCYQYDPTNYHGPLHFYVEFLSLTMFGRNLWALRIPVVLVGLLTIWMAWAFRRHFGDRAAAIAAAGLAVSPGFVFYQRYAIHETWLVLFLMQLTWGILEMVSRGSPRGMLAVVIGATGCILTKETYAIHFVAIGLAFLSYSIWQRAIPVRPEWETSRQHWSRDQFWKYLAFAVFAVIFFYSGNFFYWKGLKGIFSTFLTWTHTGMDSAGHAKKDQQIGPFNYYWLWLGWKFEPLMLAGVAASLVTLWRSTGPARWLALYALAALCGYSIIAYKTPWCVISIAWPFYLLSGIGLDWILRLRWTFLTCVLTTAAFSFSVARTIELNYRKFDDDKLPYVYVQTYRDVNKVLEPIDSLLRRDPSRMNMRGQMHLDSYYPLPWYFGGLNHVYCPKPGVYQADEDSEFLICDSDKVDELAGHLQEAYYLVPFRLRSGQEPCTALFNAAVFGPEFGDREPDLTAKEAE, encoded by the coding sequence ATGCGCGAGATGCCACTAGTAGCCAACGACTCTGCCAAGTCCAAAGAAAATGTCGTCCCGCGCTGGATTCCGTGGGTCATCCTGCTTGTGGCCGCGTTCTTCCGCATCGCCTGGCTCGACATTAAACCGGCCCATTTCGACGAGGGCATCAATGGCTGGTTTTGCGATCAGATGACGAAAAATGGCTGCTATCAATACGATCCGACCAACTACCACGGGCCGCTCCATTTCTACGTCGAGTTTCTGTCGCTGACCATGTTCGGACGCAACCTCTGGGCGCTGCGAATACCCGTTGTGTTAGTCGGCCTGCTAACCATCTGGATGGCCTGGGCGTTTCGCCGACACTTCGGAGATCGGGCGGCGGCCATCGCTGCGGCGGGCCTGGCCGTCTCTCCGGGGTTTGTCTTTTATCAGCGCTACGCCATTCACGAAACGTGGCTCGTCCTCTTTCTCATGCAACTCACCTGGGGCATCCTGGAAATGGTTAGTCGAGGGAGCCCTCGTGGGATGTTGGCAGTCGTGATCGGCGCGACGGGTTGCATCCTAACCAAGGAAACTTACGCCATCCATTTCGTCGCCATCGGACTTGCATTTCTATCTTACTCGATCTGGCAACGCGCCATTCCAGTGAGACCCGAATGGGAAACATCGCGACAACACTGGAGTCGGGATCAATTCTGGAAATACCTAGCCTTCGCCGTCTTTGCGGTGATTTTTTTCTACTCCGGCAACTTCTTCTACTGGAAAGGATTGAAAGGAATCTTCAGCACTTTCCTCACTTGGACCCACACTGGCATGGACAGCGCCGGCCACGCCAAAAAGGATCAGCAAATCGGCCCATTCAACTACTACTGGCTCTGGCTCGGATGGAAGTTTGAGCCGCTAATGTTAGCTGGTGTGGCAGCGAGTCTGGTCACACTCTGGCGCTCGACCGGCCCGGCCCGCTGGCTGGCGCTCTATGCATTGGCCGCGCTCTGCGGCTACTCGATCATCGCCTACAAAACGCCGTGGTGCGTGATCTCCATTGCCTGGCCGTTTTATCTGCTGAGCGGAATCGGACTCGACTGGATTTTGCGCCTGCGCTGGACGTTTCTAACCTGCGTGCTAACCACAGCCGCCTTTAGTTTTTCCGTCGCGAGAACTATCGAACTCAACTACCGCAAGTTTGACGACGACAAGCTGCCCTATGTTTACGTGCAGACTTATCGCGATGTTAACAAAGTGCTGGAACCCATCGACTCCCTGCTGCGGCGCGATCCGTCGCGAATGAACATGCGCGGGCAGATGCATCTCGATAGTTACTATCCGCTGCCGTGGTATTTCGGCGGCTTGAACCACGTGTATTGTCCGAAACCGGGCGTGTATCAGGCGGATGAAGATTCGGAATTTCTCATCTGCGACTCCGACAAAGTGGACGAGCTCGCCGGGCATTTGCAGGAAGCCTACTACCTCGTGCCTTTCCGTTTGCGCTCGGGTCAGGAGCCGTGCACCGCGCTTTTCAACGCTGCGGTGTTTGGTCCAGAGTTTGGGGATCGCGAGCCGGATCTGACGGCGAAGGAAGCGGAGTAA
- a CDS encoding phage holin family protein, producing the protein MKSFFLRWMVTAVSVLVAAQLLDGITYTSWVALLLAALVLGLLNALVRPVLLLLSLPFILVTMGLFILIVNAAVLKLTSGLTPGFQVTGFWTTVFGSIIISTVSWLLSALFQDENKRVRVMTNASQIRGMKQAQGRVIE; encoded by the coding sequence ATGAAATCGTTCTTCCTGCGCTGGATGGTGACGGCGGTGTCCGTGCTGGTCGCGGCCCAACTCCTCGACGGGATTACCTACACGAGTTGGGTGGCATTGTTATTGGCGGCGCTGGTTTTGGGGCTGCTGAATGCGCTGGTGCGTCCGGTGCTGCTGCTTTTGAGCCTGCCGTTCATTCTCGTGACGATGGGCCTTTTTATCCTAATCGTAAACGCGGCGGTGCTAAAGCTGACCAGCGGACTGACGCCAGGTTTTCAAGTGACCGGGTTTTGGACGACGGTTTTCGGTTCCATTATTATCAGCACGGTGTCGTGGTTGTTAAGTGCGCTGTTTCAGGATGAAAACAAACGGGTGCGAGTGATGACGAACGCGTCGCAAATCCGCGGGATGAAGCAAGCGCAGGGGCGGGTGATCGAGTGA
- a CDS encoding carboxypeptidase M32 — protein MPNAYEKLAERAREIALIDNTSNVLQWDQETVLPKSAADYRGQQLAYLTGQSHRLFIAPEVGDWLKAAADHGYESGSIELANIARWQRRYERATRVPVEFVETLEREKSRGHVTWVEARQKNDFSLFQPSLTRLLDHSRTLADFWGYSSDGERYDALLESYEPGITTAQLTSLFAELRPPLIALLNERKNQHRPLQRLDGTFPAADQAAFARDVAEALGYDFNAGRIDVTAHPFCLTAGPRDIRITTRYDESDFLSSLYSVLHETGHALYELGLPQDQFGLPSGTASSNGIHESQSRLWENHIGRSSTFWQRWTDDALARFPDLRDFEPEDITAATQSVQPSFIRVEADEMTYDLHIMLRFTLETALLRGDLEVAGLPSAWNELFQKSLGLRVPDAARGCLQDVHWSFAGFGYFPTYTLGNLNASQLMATAETKIPHLQDELTLGNYDPLLQWLRQNIHRHGQTLLAPEIMQAATGETTNPKYHLAYLRAKYL, from the coding sequence ATGCCGAACGCCTACGAAAAACTCGCTGAACGCGCCCGCGAGATCGCTCTGATCGACAACACCTCCAACGTCCTGCAATGGGACCAGGAGACGGTTCTTCCCAAGTCCGCCGCCGATTATCGCGGGCAGCAACTCGCCTACCTGACTGGGCAATCGCACCGGCTTTTCATTGCGCCCGAAGTCGGCGACTGGTTGAAAGCCGCCGCCGACCACGGCTACGAGTCGGGTTCCATTGAACTCGCGAACATCGCCCGCTGGCAGCGACGTTACGAACGCGCCACGCGGGTTCCAGTCGAGTTTGTCGAGACGTTGGAACGTGAGAAATCCCGCGGCCACGTCACCTGGGTCGAGGCCCGGCAGAAAAACGATTTCTCCCTCTTCCAGCCGAGCCTGACCCGACTCCTCGACCACTCGCGCACCTTGGCCGATTTCTGGGGTTATTCCTCCGACGGCGAACGCTACGACGCGCTCCTCGAATCCTACGAACCCGGCATCACCACGGCCCAGCTCACGAGTTTGTTTGCCGAGTTGCGCCCGCCGCTGATCGCCCTGCTTAACGAACGGAAAAACCAGCACCGCCCGCTCCAGCGCCTCGATGGCACGTTTCCCGCCGCTGACCAAGCCGCCTTTGCCCGCGATGTGGCGGAGGCGCTCGGGTATGATTTCAATGCAGGTCGCATCGACGTCACGGCGCACCCATTTTGCCTCACCGCCGGGCCGCGCGACATCCGCATCACCACGCGCTACGACGAGTCGGACTTTCTCTCCTCTTTATATAGCGTGCTCCACGAAACCGGCCACGCGCTCTACGAACTCGGGCTGCCGCAGGACCAATTTGGCCTGCCCAGCGGCACGGCGAGTTCCAATGGAATCCACGAAAGCCAGTCGCGGTTGTGGGAAAATCACATCGGTCGCTCCAGCACGTTTTGGCAGCGCTGGACCGACGACGCCCTCGCGCGGTTTCCCGATTTGCGCGACTTCGAGCCGGAGGACATCACCGCGGCGACGCAGTCGGTGCAGCCGAGTTTCATTCGAGTGGAGGCCGACGAAATGACCTACGACCTGCACATCATGCTGCGGTTTACCCTCGAAACGGCCCTTCTGCGCGGCGACCTCGAGGTGGCCGGACTTCCATCCGCATGGAACGAACTTTTCCAGAAATCGCTCGGACTCCGCGTGCCCGACGCCGCCCGCGGCTGCCTGCAAGACGTCCATTGGAGCTTCGCCGGGTTTGGCTATTTCCCGACTTACACCCTCGGAAATCTGAACGCCTCGCAACTCATGGCCACGGCGGAAACGAAAATCCCTCACCTCCAAGACGAGCTGACTCTGGGTAATTACGACCCGCTCCTGCAATGGCTGCGGCAGAATATTCATCGTCATGGGCAGACGTTGCTCGCTCCGGAAATCATGCAGGCCGCGACTGGGGAGACGACGAATCCGAAGTATCATCTGGCCTACCTGCGGGCGAAATATCTCTGA
- a CDS encoding nucleotidyltransferase, protein MADGPFDPDTGELIPRDPSLEDLAALCRELTSQGATYIVVGGFAIRANGYPRHTGDVDLLIDASLENEARVFAALATLPDGCVRELDPGDVAKFTVVRVADEILIDLMASASGIDYAEASKSVVIHEIDGVAIPFASPELLWRMKSRTGREKDRGDLYFLRQWFAARGQTPPEV, encoded by the coding sequence ATGGCTGATGGACCATTTGACCCGGATACCGGCGAACTGATTCCTCGCGATCCTTCATTGGAGGATCTGGCGGCGCTCTGCCGGGAGCTAACTTCCCAAGGAGCCACTTACATCGTCGTAGGCGGATTTGCCATTCGTGCCAACGGCTACCCTCGGCACACCGGCGATGTGGACCTCCTCATCGACGCCAGTCTGGAAAACGAAGCCCGCGTTTTCGCCGCTCTCGCCACTCTGCCCGACGGCTGCGTGCGCGAACTCGATCCCGGCGATGTGGCTAAATTTACCGTCGTGCGTGTGGCCGACGAAATCCTCATTGACCTCATGGCCAGCGCCTCGGGCATCGACTACGCCGAAGCCTCCAAAAGCGTCGTCATTCACGAGATCGACGGCGTAGCGATTCCCTTTGCCAGCCCGGAACTGCTGTGGCGCATGAAATCGCGCACCGGACGCGAAAAAGACCGGGGCGATCTGTATTTTCTCCGCCAATGGTTCGCCGCGCGCGGCCAGACGCCGCCAGAAGTCTAG
- a CDS encoding phosphoribosylanthranilate isomerase encodes MRTPFERLAPGAVGVKICGITNAADAGMAIEAGADALGFNFYADSKRFVALETERHWLEKVPDSVLRVAVVVNPTRDEAMRLLEEPFLDAIQLHGDETVDFAKALSSASEKMVIKALRVQNAESLRAVADFEEFPVLLDAFAGNERGGTGHTFDWNWIQAAPETERLLLSGGLTPENVATALRLTKLRYVDVASGVEENPRQKSAGEVRQFVAEVRKSAS; translated from the coding sequence GTGAGGACGCCCTTTGAGCGGCTCGCGCCCGGAGCGGTCGGAGTGAAAATTTGCGGGATTACCAATGCGGCAGACGCGGGCATGGCGATCGAGGCGGGCGCGGACGCGTTGGGGTTTAATTTCTATGCGGACTCGAAGCGATTCGTGGCATTGGAAACGGAGCGTCACTGGCTGGAAAAGGTGCCAGATTCTGTGCTTCGCGTAGCCGTCGTGGTGAATCCGACCCGCGACGAGGCGATGCGTCTGCTAGAGGAGCCGTTCCTCGACGCGATCCAGTTGCATGGCGATGAAACGGTCGATTTTGCGAAAGCTCTCTCATCCGCGAGTGAGAAAATGGTGATCAAGGCTCTGCGCGTGCAAAATGCCGAATCTTTGCGCGCCGTGGCGGACTTTGAGGAATTTCCAGTGTTGCTCGACGCGTTTGCCGGAAATGAACGAGGCGGAACCGGGCATACATTTGATTGGAACTGGATTCAGGCCGCCCCGGAAACCGAACGGCTGCTGCTTTCTGGAGGGTTGACTCCGGAGAATGTGGCCACGGCTTTGCGACTCACAAAATTGCGATACGTCGATGTGGCGAGCGGAGTTGAGGAAAATCCCCGGCAAAAAAGCGCCGGGGAAGTGCGGCAATTCGTCGCCGAAGTGCGGAAATCAGCGAGTTAG
- the leuB gene encoding 3-isopropylmalate dehydrogenase: MSNSYQIAVLAGDGIGPEVMTQARRILDKVAEKFALDFHFTEHNVGGIAIDVEGEALPQTTLAACEKSHAILFGSVGGPKWESLPPNLQPERAALLPLRKHFGLFANLRPALCFPALTHASPIRPDLVAGGFDVLCVRELTGGLYFGQPKGTEMRDGEPVAIDTMIYKKSEIVRIAHIAFKAAQGRSKKLTSIDKANVLENGVLWRKTVTEVAAEYPDVTLSHLYVDNAAMQLIKQPKSFDVVLAENLFGDILSDEMAMITGSLGMLPSASLGKINPATSLPFGLYEPSGGTAPDIAGKGIANPIAQILSAAMLLRHSLGEETAALAIERAVRQSIDDGFRTGDIWSEGTTRVGTAAMGDAILERL, translated from the coding sequence ATGTCCAACTCCTATCAAATCGCAGTTCTCGCCGGCGACGGCATCGGCCCCGAAGTCATGACCCAGGCCCGGCGCATCCTCGACAAAGTCGCGGAAAAATTTGCACTCGACTTCCATTTCACTGAGCACAACGTCGGCGGCATCGCCATCGACGTCGAGGGTGAGGCGCTTCCGCAAACGACCCTCGCGGCCTGCGAAAAAAGCCACGCCATCCTTTTCGGCAGCGTCGGCGGACCCAAATGGGAATCGCTCCCGCCCAATTTGCAGCCCGAGCGCGCCGCCCTTCTGCCGCTCCGAAAACATTTCGGGCTCTTCGCCAACCTGCGCCCCGCGCTTTGCTTCCCGGCGCTCACCCATGCGTCGCCCATTCGGCCCGACCTCGTAGCGGGCGGATTCGACGTTCTGTGCGTCCGCGAACTCACCGGCGGCCTCTATTTTGGCCAGCCGAAAGGCACCGAAATGCGCGACGGCGAACCGGTCGCCATCGACACCATGATCTACAAAAAATCCGAGATCGTGCGCATCGCCCACATTGCGTTCAAAGCCGCCCAAGGCCGGAGTAAAAAGCTCACTTCCATCGACAAAGCCAACGTTCTCGAAAATGGCGTTCTCTGGCGTAAAACCGTCACCGAAGTCGCCGCCGAATATCCCGATGTGACTTTGAGCCACCTCTACGTGGACAACGCCGCGATGCAGCTCATCAAACAGCCGAAAAGCTTCGACGTCGTCCTCGCGGAAAACCTTTTCGGCGACATTTTATCCGACGAAATGGCCATGATCACCGGTTCCCTGGGCATGTTGCCCAGCGCCAGCCTTGGCAAAATCAACCCCGCAACCTCGCTTCCCTTCGGTCTCTACGAACCCAGCGGCGGCACCGCGCCCGACATCGCGGGCAAGGGCATTGCCAATCCCATCGCGCAAATTCTCAGCGCCGCCATGTTGCTCCGCCACTCGCTCGGAGAAGAAACCGCCGCCCTCGCCATCGAACGTGCCGTTCGCCAGAGCATCGACGACGGCTTCCGCACCGGCGACATCTGGAGCGAAGGCACGACCCGCGTCGGCACCGCTGCCATGGGCGACGCCATTCTGGAGCGCCTCTAA
- a CDS encoding dolichyl-phosphate beta-glucosyltransferase — translation MSIVIPAFNEESRLPGTLAVLAEFVAGKSAEVILAVEKSTDATLALAESFAKKHPQFRVLANDVQRGKGYAVKRGMLAAQGKIVFFMDADLSVPVATVEVFAAEFESNREIDILVGNRQHAGSDIVAAQGWLRRSMGQTFNHLVRMMSRIPLRDTQCGFKAFRRKAARDLFAAQTIDGFAFDVEILLLARQRGYRMADLPVEWRNSTASKVHIIHDSLQMLWDIWRLKT, via the coding sequence TTGTCCATTGTGATTCCGGCTTTTAATGAGGAATCGCGGCTGCCGGGGACGCTGGCGGTGCTGGCGGAGTTTGTCGCTGGGAAAAGTGCGGAAGTGATTCTGGCCGTTGAAAAAAGCACCGACGCGACGCTGGCGCTGGCGGAGTCGTTTGCGAAAAAGCACCCTCAATTTCGCGTGCTGGCGAATGACGTGCAACGCGGCAAAGGTTACGCCGTGAAACGCGGGATGCTCGCGGCGCAGGGCAAAATCGTGTTTTTCATGGACGCGGATCTGAGCGTGCCGGTGGCGACGGTGGAGGTGTTTGCAGCGGAGTTTGAGTCGAATCGGGAGATCGACATTTTGGTCGGCAACCGGCAGCACGCCGGGAGCGACATCGTGGCGGCGCAAGGCTGGCTGCGGCGTTCGATGGGGCAGACGTTCAATCACCTCGTGCGAATGATGTCGCGGATTCCGCTGCGCGACACGCAGTGCGGGTTCAAGGCGTTTCGGCGCAAGGCGGCGCGGGATCTTTTTGCAGCGCAGACGATCGATGGATTCGCCTTCGATGTGGAAATTCTCCTGCTCGCCCGCCAACGCGGCTACCGCATGGCTGATCTTCCTGTGGAATGGCGCAACTCGACCGCGAGCAAAGTCCACATCATCCACGACAGCCTGCAGATGCTCTGGGACATCTGGCGGTTAAAAACCTAG